One segment of Gilliamella sp. ESL0441 DNA contains the following:
- the rpmE gene encoding 50S ribosomal protein L31 has translation MKEGIHPEYKAITATCSCGNVIKTHSTIGHDIHLDVCGECHPFYTGKQRDVATGGRVDKFKQRFSMVGGKK, from the coding sequence ATGAAAGAAGGTATTCACCCAGAATATAAAGCAATTACAGCAACTTGTTCTTGCGGTAATGTTATCAAAACTCATTCAACTATTGGTCATGATATTCATCTTGACGTATGTGGTGAGTGTCACCCATTCTATACTGGTAAACAACGTGATGTTGCAACTGGTGGACGTGTAGATAAATTTAAACAACGTTTTTCAATGGTTGGCGGTAAAAAATAG
- the citC gene encoding [citrate (pro-3S)-lyase] ligase, which translates to MYSLVDFSVVDISKSLTEREQIIRLLTLSDLNLDPQVHIFIVAYMDGKMVACAGIDDNIIKCVAIDPDYRGNQLNLTLLDNVIKYANEQGHFHLFLYTKPENIDFFKGCGFYPIVEVNNLVVLMENTPVGIKQYCKYLSEHRKEGNKIGSVVMNANPFTKGHQHLLQYAASQCDWLHVFVVNENVSLFPFDVRLQLVKEGSKHLKNVTVHASSAYIISRATFPTYFLKDNDKIDYAYMGIDLLIFRNYIAPALNITYRFVGTEPYSQITNAYNTSMRYWLQDKDVSPFPVVTLVEIQRILEGEDIISASLVRKLLADEQYEEVKRLVPETTWNYLEANLDSVKNLIRSKGN; encoded by the coding sequence ATGTATAGTTTAGTCGATTTTTCAGTGGTAGATATCTCTAAATCATTAACTGAACGAGAACAAATTATTCGTTTGTTAACGCTATCGGATCTAAACTTAGACCCTCAAGTCCATATATTTATCGTTGCTTACATGGACGGTAAAATGGTGGCTTGTGCTGGCATTGATGACAATATTATTAAATGTGTTGCGATTGACCCCGATTATCGTGGAAATCAGCTTAATTTGACTTTGTTGGATAACGTTATCAAATATGCTAATGAGCAGGGGCATTTTCATCTCTTTTTATATACTAAACCTGAAAATATCGACTTTTTCAAAGGGTGTGGATTTTATCCTATCGTCGAGGTAAATAATCTTGTCGTATTAATGGAAAATACCCCCGTTGGAATTAAGCAATACTGTAAATATTTAAGTGAACACCGTAAGGAAGGGAACAAGATTGGCAGTGTAGTGATGAATGCTAATCCATTTACAAAAGGTCACCAACATCTTTTGCAGTATGCTGCCAGTCAATGTGATTGGCTTCATGTTTTTGTCGTCAATGAAAATGTTTCACTGTTCCCATTTGATGTACGTTTACAACTGGTGAAAGAGGGATCGAAACACTTAAAAAATGTCACGGTACATGCAAGTTCAGCCTATATTATATCTAGAGCAACATTTCCTACTTATTTTTTAAAGGATAATGATAAAATTGATTACGCTTACATGGGGATCGATTTATTAATTTTCCGTAATTATATTGCCCCAGCACTGAATATTACCTATCGTTTTGTTGGAACCGAGCCCTACAGTCAAATAACTAATGCTTATAATACTTCAATGCGTTATTGGTTACAGGATAAAGACGTTAGTCCTTTCCCGGTTGTGACGTTAGTTGAAATTCAACGTATTCTTGAAGGGGAAGATATCATATCCGCTTCGTTGGTTAGAAAATTACTGGCTGATGAGCAATATGAAGAGGTAAAACGATTAGTTCCTGAAACAACATGGAACTATCTAGAGGCTAATTTAGATTCAGTCAAAAATTTAATTCGTTCAAAAGGTAACTAA
- the metB gene encoding cystathionine gamma-synthase, whose translation MANQSNNQSRCANLNQGTIAVRGGLNTDDQYGSVVPVITPSTCYRYEEFAKPREFDYGRKSNPSRRLVEQTVAKLEGGADAILTNCGMSAIHLVSVALLSPNDLVVAPHDCYGGSYRLFNSLSERGHFKAKFVDQSDPVALKEALNLRPKLVLIESPSNPLLRVVDIQAITRQAHEVGAIVLVDNTFMTPILQKPLELGADIVTHSCTKFLNGHSDLLAGILVFKDQKLATDVLWWANNIGTLTSSFDSYLLLRGLRTLAARVKLQQDNAKQVVEFLVNHPKIAKVFHPSLPSNLGHDIAKKQQKGFGSLLSFELVGNTDVMPKFLKALNIFTLAQSLGGVESLVCHPATMTHSGISAEARKTAGISDQLLRISVGLEDIDDLIGDLKQALAAI comes from the coding sequence ATGGCTAATCAATCTAACAATCAAAGCCGATGTGCTAATTTGAATCAAGGGACGATTGCTGTCCGGGGTGGCTTAAATACTGATGATCAATACGGTAGTGTCGTTCCAGTGATTACACCTTCAACATGTTACCGCTATGAAGAGTTTGCAAAACCCAGAGAATTTGATTATGGTCGAAAATCAAATCCTAGCCGACGATTAGTTGAACAAACCGTCGCAAAATTGGAAGGTGGAGCCGATGCTATATTAACGAATTGTGGAATGTCAGCTATCCATTTAGTTAGCGTTGCATTATTATCCCCTAATGATTTAGTGGTTGCGCCTCATGATTGCTATGGTGGCAGTTATCGGTTATTTAACAGCTTAAGCGAACGAGGTCATTTTAAAGCAAAATTTGTTGATCAGTCCGATCCTGTTGCATTGAAAGAAGCGTTAAATCTACGTCCTAAATTAGTCTTAATTGAATCACCAAGTAATCCCCTATTGCGTGTTGTCGATATTCAAGCGATCACTCGCCAAGCACATGAAGTTGGTGCAATTGTACTTGTAGATAATACTTTTATGACACCTATTCTACAAAAGCCATTAGAACTTGGAGCCGATATTGTCACCCATTCTTGTACCAAATTTTTAAATGGTCATTCCGATTTATTGGCTGGTATTTTAGTCTTCAAAGATCAAAAATTAGCAACAGATGTCTTATGGTGGGCAAATAATATTGGTACATTAACGTCATCATTTGATAGCTACTTATTATTACGTGGATTACGTACTTTAGCTGCTCGTGTCAAATTACAACAAGACAATGCTAAACAGGTGGTTGAGTTTTTAGTGAATCATCCTAAAATTGCTAAAGTTTTCCATCCATCTTTACCGTCTAATCTTGGTCACGATATCGCAAAAAAACAGCAAAAAGGGTTTGGTTCCCTCTTAAGTTTTGAATTGGTCGGTAATACTGACGTTATGCCTAAATTTTTAAAAGCGCTGAATATATTTACGTTGGCACAATCATTAGGTGGAGTTGAAAGCTTAGTCTGTCACCCTGCAACGATGACCCATTCAGGAATTAGCGCCGAAGCACGTAAGACGGCTGGCATTTCCGATCAACTATTACGCATTTCAGTTGGATTAGAAGATATTGATGATTTAATCGGTGATTTAAAACAAGCATTAGCGGCTATTTAG
- a CDS encoding ATP-binding protein codes for MRKKIQLSFTTKLFLSLLIFSLIILTLLQSYIWKTTETNLYRSLGEKAQVQARELAVVPSLIQYVKEKDTNKIADLVIDIFQQSDASYIVIGDENAHRLFHTANNALFSPMIGDDNQQVLNGNSSVTISEGSLGLALRGKAPIVDQGKIIGIVSIGYMIDDIYALHIKQVIPFILFCSLLFLALFIFSFCFSKAIKRQMFNLEPKDIALLVKSQKSIMESIFEGVIAIDLDYKIMNINQSARSMLKIKVNDNELIHQPLWDFIESTEFICGNDNQIQDIHDHICYFNNIIVIANRVRILVDNKIKGWVITFRNYNDINLLSMQLTQVNQYVDNLRTLRHEHLNWMATLSGLIYMKRYQEAESFIALHSADNQAKLDFITEHFKVPAVCGLLIGKYSKSHEIGLKLVFDPACQLNALPDSITETEFMSILGNLLDNAFNASLKNDRGDKTISLYLSDATDEIVLEVSDQGCGIDEKIRDSIFKPGVTSQNAKDHGIGLHLVLTYIKKANGYITFEDNEPYGAIFSVFIPK; via the coding sequence ATGCGAAAGAAGATTCAATTATCATTTACTACGAAATTATTTTTATCTCTTTTGATCTTTTCATTGATTATATTAACTCTATTACAAAGTTATATTTGGAAGACAACAGAAACGAATCTATATCGCAGTTTAGGTGAAAAAGCGCAAGTTCAAGCAAGAGAGTTAGCTGTAGTTCCGAGTTTGATACAATATGTTAAAGAAAAGGATACAAATAAAATAGCCGATTTAGTAATTGATATTTTTCAACAAAGTGATGCAAGTTATATAGTTATTGGTGATGAAAATGCCCATCGACTTTTTCATACTGCCAATAATGCGCTATTTTCACCCATGATTGGTGACGATAATCAACAAGTACTTAATGGCAATAGTAGTGTTACCATTAGTGAAGGTTCACTTGGGTTAGCATTAAGAGGCAAAGCACCAATAGTCGATCAAGGTAAAATCATTGGAATAGTCTCAATTGGTTATATGATTGATGATATTTATGCATTACATATCAAGCAAGTAATACCTTTTATCCTTTTTTGTTCATTACTATTTTTAGCTTTGTTTATCTTTTCTTTTTGTTTTTCTAAGGCAATCAAAAGACAGATGTTTAATTTGGAGCCAAAAGATATTGCATTACTGGTAAAAAGTCAGAAATCAATTATGGAATCCATTTTTGAGGGCGTCATTGCTATTGATCTTGATTATAAAATTATGAATATCAATCAATCTGCAAGATCAATGTTAAAAATTAAAGTCAATGATAATGAATTGATTCACCAACCTTTATGGGATTTTATTGAATCAACAGAATTTATATGTGGAAATGATAATCAGATCCAAGATATACATGATCATATTTGTTATTTTAATAATATTATTGTTATTGCTAATCGAGTACGAATTTTGGTTGATAATAAGATTAAAGGTTGGGTTATTACTTTCCGTAACTACAATGATATCAACTTATTAAGCATGCAATTAACTCAAGTTAATCAATATGTGGATAATTTGCGCACATTAAGACATGAGCATCTTAATTGGATGGCAACATTATCTGGCTTGATTTATATGAAGCGTTACCAAGAAGCAGAGTCTTTTATTGCGCTGCACTCAGCCGATAATCAAGCTAAATTAGATTTTATTACTGAACATTTTAAAGTACCTGCTGTATGTGGTCTGCTAATAGGTAAATATTCAAAATCACATGAAATTGGTTTAAAGCTGGTTTTCGATCCTGCATGCCAGTTAAATGCATTACCCGATTCAATTACCGAAACAGAATTTATGTCTATTTTAGGTAATTTACTTGATAACGCATTCAATGCCAGTTTGAAAAACGATCGTGGAGATAAAACGATTTCGTTATATCTCAGCGATGCGACGGATGAAATTGTTTTGGAAGTTAGCGATCAAGGTTGCGGTATAGATGAAAAGATTCGTGACTCCATTTTCAAACCTGGCGTGACATCACAAAATGCTAAGGATCATGGCATAGGATTACATCTCGTTTTAACTTATATAAAGAAAGCTAATGGCTATATTACATTTGAAGATAATGAACCTTACGGTGCAATTTTTTCGGTTTTTATACCCAAATAA
- the metJ gene encoding met regulon transcriptional regulator MetJ has protein sequence MMKWNGDYISPYAEHGKKSEQVKKITVSIPLKVLKILTDERTRRQVNNLRHATNSELLCEAFLHAYTGQPLPCDEDLQKDREDGIPLQAQKMMRDLGIDPDLIDE, from the coding sequence ATGATGAAATGGAATGGCGACTATATCAGCCCTTATGCAGAGCATGGTAAAAAAAGTGAGCAAGTAAAAAAAATTACTGTTTCAATTCCGTTAAAAGTTTTAAAGATATTGACTGATGAACGTACTCGTCGACAAGTGAATAATTTGCGTCATGCAACTAATAGTGAACTTCTTTGTGAAGCTTTTTTGCATGCTTATACAGGTCAGCCTCTACCATGTGATGAAGATCTACAAAAAGATCGTGAAGATGGTATTCCACTGCAAGCTCAAAAAATGATGAGAGATTTAGGTATAGATCCTGATCTTATTGATGAATAA
- the citX gene encoding citrate lyase holo-[acyl-carrier protein] synthase has protein sequence MIVKFDDGTPITLEQMLLAKEKRVANQLFAITHYQQPIISLCLVIPGAIKNSSGAHYLFNQAIQALHHCLSTNNITIVNEQHYHQITGFEAIISVACQTEKLKQFCIDIEDNHPLGRLWDIDVIDPTTQQSLSRAQFEQRPRQCLVCDEVAKICGRAKRHSLDEIFTAIQNKIIHYGK, from the coding sequence ATGATAGTAAAATTTGATGATGGTACGCCAATCACGCTTGAACAGATGCTACTTGCGAAAGAAAAACGAGTTGCCAATCAACTTTTTGCAATCACACACTATCAACAACCAATCATCTCACTTTGTTTGGTTATTCCAGGGGCTATTAAAAATAGTAGTGGAGCACACTATCTATTTAATCAAGCGATCCAAGCATTACATCACTGTTTGAGTACAAACAATATCACTATCGTGAATGAACAGCATTATCATCAAATCACAGGGTTTGAAGCGATTATTTCGGTAGCTTGTCAAACAGAAAAGTTAAAACAATTTTGTATTGATATTGAAGATAATCATCCTTTAGGACGATTATGGGATATTGATGTTATTGATCCCACTACCCAACAGAGCCTTTCTCGAGCTCAATTTGAACAACGTCCAAGGCAATGTCTAGTGTGTGATGAAGTAGCAAAAATTTGCGGACGAGCCAAACGACACTCACTTGATGAGATATTTACCGCAATTCAAAATAAAATTATCCATTACGGCAAATAA
- the citE gene encoding citrate (pro-3S)-lyase subunit beta yields MKKLRRSMLFLPGANAAMLSTSFVYKPDSIMFDLEDAVSLKEKDSARLLVAQTLRLPVYKEHGIETVVRINALNTPFGLKDLEAVVRAGVDVVRLPMTNSAEDIHELEAHVERIEKECGREVGSTKLMAAIESALGVVNAVSIAKSSPRLIGIALAAFDYLVDMQTERGDGTELFYARCAVLHAARVAGIDAFDVVYSNVNDDEGFLKEVSLIKKLGYNGKSLINPRQIELLHNAYAPTAAEVENAQKVVEAAEEGERKGLGVVSLNGKMIDAPIIARAQKIIELAKYSGVRKEI; encoded by the coding sequence ATGAAAAAATTGCGTCGAAGTATGTTATTTCTGCCGGGTGCGAATGCAGCGATGTTATCCACTTCGTTTGTCTATAAGCCTGATTCAATCATGTTCGATCTTGAAGATGCAGTATCATTAAAAGAAAAAGATTCTGCTCGTTTATTGGTTGCACAAACATTACGTCTTCCGGTTTATAAAGAACATGGAATTGAAACTGTTGTTCGAATCAATGCGCTCAATACTCCATTTGGATTAAAAGATCTTGAAGCTGTTGTGAGAGCAGGTGTTGACGTTGTACGTCTACCGATGACAAATAGTGCTGAAGATATCCATGAACTTGAAGCTCATGTTGAACGAATTGAAAAAGAGTGTGGTCGTGAGGTTGGTAGTACTAAATTAATGGCAGCTATTGAATCTGCGTTAGGTGTAGTAAATGCTGTTTCAATCGCAAAATCTTCACCACGTTTAATTGGTATAGCGTTAGCTGCGTTCGATTATTTAGTTGATATGCAAACTGAACGTGGAGACGGTACCGAACTATTTTATGCACGTTGTGCTGTTTTACATGCAGCGCGAGTGGCGGGTATTGATGCATTTGACGTGGTTTATTCTAACGTTAATGATGATGAAGGCTTCTTGAAAGAAGTTAGCTTAATCAAAAAATTAGGTTATAACGGTAAATCACTGATTAATCCAAGACAAATTGAATTACTACATAATGCCTATGCGCCAACAGCTGCAGAAGTTGAAAACGCACAAAAAGTGGTTGAAGCTGCTGAAGAAGGTGAAAGAAAAGGGCTTGGTGTGGTTTCATTAAATGGCAAAATGATTGATGCACCGATTATTGCACGTGCTCAAAAAATTATTGAGCTAGCCAAATATTCTGGTGTACGTAAAGAAATTTGA
- the degS gene encoding outer membrane-stress sensor serine endopeptidase DegS, producing the protein MLKKILWPILIGTVLAIVLLIIFPTLRNGTQSNFSRSIFDNEPISYSDAVKAAAPAVVNIYSRSVNAMSQQSASNPITPLGSGVIMSNKGYIITNYHVVDGAEQIIVALQDGRIFEALSVGSDKLVDIAVLKIEAMNIPTIRINSKREPKIGDVVLAIGNPYNIGQTITQGIISATGRDGLSPYRRQNFIQTDASINHGNSGGALVNTKGELVGINTLTFAKNLGNEVPEGIGFAIPTALAVKIMNKLIQDGKIIRGYIGIDGLEFTPTRNPSDMPVVVGILVTNAEGPSLQAGIQSNDILIMVDNKPVKSIIQTMDQIAELKPGTTVPIVVLRNGEKVELQVTIGQLPV; encoded by the coding sequence ATGCTCAAAAAAATCTTATGGCCCATATTGATTGGAACTGTTTTAGCCATTGTTCTATTGATAATTTTTCCTACTTTACGCAATGGTACCCAATCAAATTTTTCAAGATCAATTTTTGATAATGAACCCATAAGTTATTCAGATGCAGTAAAAGCTGCCGCTCCTGCTGTTGTTAATATTTACAGCCGTTCAGTTAATGCGATGTCTCAACAATCAGCAAGCAATCCGATTACGCCTTTAGGTTCTGGTGTGATTATGAGCAATAAAGGCTATATCATTACAAATTATCATGTAGTAGATGGCGCAGAACAAATTATTGTAGCGCTACAAGATGGTCGAATTTTTGAAGCCCTATCAGTAGGCTCAGATAAGTTAGTTGATATTGCTGTATTAAAAATAGAAGCAATGAATATTCCAACTATTCGAATTAATTCTAAACGTGAACCTAAAATTGGTGATGTCGTTTTAGCCATTGGCAATCCATATAATATCGGACAAACCATTACACAAGGGATTATCAGTGCAACAGGCCGGGATGGACTTAGCCCTTATCGGAGACAGAACTTCATTCAAACTGATGCATCAATTAATCATGGTAATTCTGGTGGAGCCTTAGTCAATACTAAAGGCGAGCTAGTTGGTATTAATACCTTAACCTTTGCTAAAAATTTAGGAAATGAAGTACCAGAAGGTATCGGTTTTGCCATTCCAACTGCATTAGCAGTGAAGATCATGAATAAACTTATTCAAGATGGTAAAATTATTCGTGGTTATATTGGTATTGATGGATTAGAGTTTACCCCAACCCGAAATCCAAGTGATATGCCGGTTGTAGTAGGTATTTTAGTTACTAATGCCGAAGGCCCCTCATTACAAGCAGGAATACAATCTAATGATATTTTAATTATGGTTGATAACAAGCCTGTCAAATCCATTATTCAAACTATGGATCAAATAGCCGAGTTGAAACCAGGCACAACTGTCCCCATAGTAGTATTGCGAAACGGTGAAAAGGTTGAATTGCAAGTAACTATTGGTCAGTTACCGGTTTAA
- a CDS encoding response regulator, whose protein sequence is MNKVKDDMIKALIVEDEPILAELNADFIQRDTKVKVIGIASNLAEAKIMIDKLKPTLILLDNYLPDGKGIDLFEYIINNHLDCYVIFITAASDMDTCSKAIRLGAFDYLIKPLSYQRLKHSLERFELFLYRQSLQKHVNQRRIDELFNLQTKDFVGINRHSKGIEEITLQKVKDLFMKTDKPLTVDDIVENAQISKTTARRYLEHCVQTKLLTVELNHGKIGRPERLYKRLGK, encoded by the coding sequence ATGAATAAAGTAAAAGATGATATGATTAAAGCACTCATTGTTGAAGATGAGCCGATTTTAGCGGAGCTAAATGCTGATTTCATTCAACGTGATACCAAAGTAAAAGTTATCGGTATTGCCTCCAATTTAGCTGAAGCAAAAATAATGATCGATAAATTAAAACCAACTTTAATTTTATTAGATAACTATTTACCAGATGGTAAAGGTATCGATCTTTTTGAATATATCATTAATAATCATCTTGATTGTTATGTTATTTTCATCACTGCGGCTAGTGATATGGATACCTGTAGTAAAGCAATTCGCTTGGGGGCATTTGATTATTTAATAAAACCGCTGTCCTATCAACGTTTAAAACATTCGTTAGAACGTTTTGAGCTGTTCTTATATCGACAAAGCCTACAAAAACATGTCAATCAACGAAGAATTGATGAGCTTTTTAATTTACAAACGAAAGATTTTGTTGGTATTAATCGTCACTCAAAAGGGATAGAAGAAATCACCTTACAAAAAGTTAAGGATTTGTTTATGAAAACAGACAAACCATTAACCGTAGATGATATAGTCGAAAATGCCCAAATCAGTAAAACGACCGCCAGACGATATTTAGAACATTGTGTTCAAACAAAATTATTAACTGTTGAACTTAACCATGGAAAAATCGGGCGCCCAGAAAGACTGTATAAACGATTAGGAAAATAG
- a CDS encoding fumarylacetoacetate hydrolase family protein, whose amino-acid sequence MKLVSYLVSGRASFGLLTNHGIVDLKQKFGDKYADLKSLLADEEGLSLAKTYVNAPSDINEQDITYLPVIPNPNKILCVGMNYAEKRAEFNETSSAPTLFVRFPDSQTGHKTNILKPAITNELDYEGELAIIIGKGGFRIKQEDALSHVAGYSCYMDGSIRDWQYTWFTAGKNWPSTGAFGPCLTTTDEIPDPTALSLTTYLNGQEMQHDYVKNLVHTVPELVSYISTFTRLSPGDVILTGSPGGVGKKRNPPVFMKDGDKIEVEISGIGRLTNYVVAEK is encoded by the coding sequence ATGAAGCTTGTCAGTTATCTTGTCTCTGGTAGAGCAAGTTTTGGTCTTCTCACTAATCATGGTATTGTTGATTTAAAACAAAAATTCGGTGATAAATATGCTGATTTGAAATCATTACTTGCTGATGAAGAAGGCTTGTCGCTAGCAAAAACCTATGTTAATGCTCCAAGTGACATTAATGAGCAAGATATCACTTATTTACCGGTTATACCGAATCCAAATAAAATTTTATGTGTTGGCATGAACTATGCTGAAAAAAGAGCAGAGTTTAATGAAACCAGTTCAGCCCCAACATTATTTGTTCGTTTCCCTGATTCACAAACAGGGCATAAAACAAATATTCTCAAACCAGCTATTACCAATGAACTAGATTATGAAGGTGAACTTGCCATTATCATTGGTAAAGGTGGTTTTCGTATTAAGCAAGAAGATGCATTATCACATGTAGCGGGTTACAGCTGTTATATGGACGGTTCTATCCGCGATTGGCAATATACTTGGTTTACGGCAGGTAAAAACTGGCCAAGTACAGGTGCGTTTGGTCCATGTTTAACCACGACTGATGAGATTCCTGATCCTACCGCATTATCTTTAACGACCTATTTAAACGGTCAGGAAATGCAACACGATTATGTCAAAAACTTAGTCCATACTGTGCCTGAACTTGTTTCTTATATCAGTACTTTTACCCGTTTATCTCCTGGCGATGTTATTCTAACAGGTTCACCGGGTGGTGTAGGTAAAAAACGTAATCCTCCAGTATTTATGAAAGATGGTGACAAAATTGAAGTTGAAATCTCTGGAATTGGTCGTTTAACGAACTATGTGGTAGCAGAAAAATAG
- the citD gene encoding citrate lyase acyl carrier protein, with product MKIKKEAMAGTLESSDLLVKVTPNTGIEIVINSDVNKQFGDQIRAVVEQTLTSLNVTDGLIIIDDKGALDCAIKARVQCAVLRGAEEENLDWSKLL from the coding sequence ATGAAAATCAAGAAAGAAGCCATGGCTGGCACTCTCGAATCAAGCGATTTGTTAGTGAAAGTCACTCCTAATACAGGAATTGAAATTGTTATTAATAGTGATGTTAATAAGCAATTTGGCGATCAAATACGCGCCGTTGTTGAGCAAACCTTAACAAGTCTTAATGTGACTGACGGTTTAATTATTATTGATGATAAAGGCGCTTTAGATTGTGCGATTAAAGCTCGAGTACAATGTGCAGTATTGCGTGGCGCAGAAGAAGAGAACTTAGATTGGAGTAAATTACTATGA
- the citF gene encoding citrate lyase subunit alpha, which produces MTTSIDKKIDDLLKQHPDLKNIAPFVDANATTPYLKDESKYTRKLCDSIEQAIHKCELRDGMTISFHHAFREGDKVINKVVETISRLGIKNLTLASSSLLSCNSALIPHIEAGVITKIYTSGLRGKLADAISHGLMDNPVHIHSHGGRVKLIQSGEINIDIAFLAVSTADEQGNANGVSGKSQCGALGYAMVDAQFAKKVVLLTEDIVGYPNHPASIRQDQVDYIVKVDEVGDPTKISVGAARITSNPRELMIARYAADVIEYSGYFKDGFSIQTGSGASSTAATRFLENRMRAKNITASFALGGITASIVDLHEKGLVKRLLDTQSFDGTAGQSLGKNRDHIEVSTNVYANPASKGASVDELDIVILSALEIDLDYNVNVLTGSDGVMRGASGGHCDTAAGANLTIIVAPLIRSRIPTVIKKVTTVVTPGESVDVLVTDHGIAVNPNRPEIAERLKAANLPVMSIEELYQRAVSLTGEPKPIEFNDKIVGIVHYRDGSVIDVVREVKD; this is translated from the coding sequence ATGACGACTTCTATAGACAAAAAAATTGATGATTTGCTAAAACAGCATCCCGATCTAAAAAATATTGCACCGTTTGTTGATGCTAATGCAACAACGCCTTATTTAAAAGATGAGTCAAAATACACACGTAAATTATGTGATTCTATCGAACAAGCAATTCATAAATGTGAATTACGTGATGGAATGACGATCTCTTTCCACCATGCTTTTCGTGAAGGTGATAAGGTCATTAACAAAGTTGTTGAAACGATCAGCAGACTTGGTATTAAAAACTTAACGTTAGCATCAAGCTCATTGTTAAGTTGTAACTCTGCCTTGATTCCACATATTGAAGCAGGTGTGATTACCAAAATTTATACCTCTGGTTTACGAGGTAAATTGGCTGATGCTATTTCACATGGATTAATGGATAATCCTGTTCATATTCACTCTCACGGTGGACGAGTAAAACTTATTCAAAGTGGTGAAATTAACATTGATATCGCATTTTTAGCTGTTTCAACAGCGGATGAGCAAGGTAATGCCAATGGTGTATCGGGTAAATCTCAATGTGGTGCATTGGGTTATGCGATGGTTGATGCACAATTTGCGAAAAAAGTAGTCTTGTTGACTGAAGATATCGTTGGTTATCCAAATCATCCGGCAAGTATTCGTCAGGATCAAGTCGATTATATTGTTAAAGTCGATGAAGTTGGTGACCCGACTAAAATCAGTGTCGGTGCAGCGCGAATTACCAGCAATCCACGTGAGCTAATGATTGCTCGCTATGCTGCGGATGTCATTGAGTATTCTGGCTATTTTAAAGACGGTTTCTCAATTCAAACCGGTTCAGGTGCGTCTTCTACGGCAGCCACCCGATTCTTAGAAAATCGTATGCGAGCTAAAAATATTACTGCCTCATTTGCATTAGGTGGTATTACAGCAAGTATTGTTGATTTACATGAAAAAGGGTTAGTTAAACGTTTACTTGATACGCAAAGTTTTGATGGTACCGCAGGACAATCTTTAGGTAAAAACCGAGATCATATCGAAGTTTCAACCAATGTCTATGCAAACCCTGCATCGAAAGGGGCGAGTGTGGATGAGTTAGATATTGTTATCCTTAGTGCATTAGAAATCGATCTTGATTATAACGTTAATGTATTAACAGGATCGGATGGTGTTATGCGGGGTGCGTCTGGTGGTCACTGTGATACCGCTGCTGGTGCAAACTTAACCATTATTGTTGCGCCATTAATTCGTAGCCGTATTCCAACTGTGATTAAGAAAGTGACCACTGTTGTAACACCAGGTGAGAGCGTTGATGTGCTTGTAACTGACCATGGTATTGCTGTTAACCCTAATCGTCCAGAAATCGCTGAACGTTTAAAAGCAGCAAACTTGCCGGTGATGAGCATTGAAGAGCTTTACCAACGTGCGGTGTCATTGACTGGTGAACCAAAACCAATTGAATTTAATGATAAAATTGTTGGTATTGTTCATTACCGAGATGGTTCGGTGATTGATGTAGTACGCGAAGTTAAAGACTAA